The sequence TGTTCATACAACTTGATATCAATTCGACGAACCTATATTCTCACCAATATAGTATAGGCTACTGAACCTGGTGTAGAAGGTTTAGAACTTGACAATGATTTGCATAACATAGACTTCAAGTTATAGTTTATAGAACCCAAGATAGCGCATTTCACCACATTCACTACATTCAAGTTATTCATCCGGCCGATCTAGGCAACGAATTGGCACGCATCAGCTTTCCAGCCATCGAAAAAAACGTATTTAACTCCTAATCGTTTTGGCCTAGACGCCACGTAAGCTTTGCTATTTTTAAGACTAACAAAgttataatgaaaataattttccTCCCCAACTATATTCGATTTCACTTGCCAAAAATTTCTTTATTAACTCAATCTTATTATCGAAAATATTTTGTGAGAAATTCAAACACAAGGGTAGTTTAGCAAACAATATTAATAACTTAGTGAGAACTTCGAAGCACAAAACTTCGGATGCATGAGCAAATACCACCTTTGTTGAAAATTGAATACGACCTTCTTTTTCCAAGTGTTGGTAGTGGGCCTTTTTTGGGCCTGACCcatcaaaaatgaaaaaagggAAGTGGGCCTAGCCTTGGGCTTAAAACAACAATATGAATTTATGATCTCGCATATAAGTATGAACATCCGCGGTCGGGTGTGATGGTCTGAGACTACGTATTTGCAGAAGAAGCGCGAAAAAGAAGCACACGAGTCATGGCGGGAAGCGACGCTCGGAAGCAGCTTCTGAACTTAATTCACGATTTCGCATCCGAAAAGTCGCACGGAGGTACAGTCCTTACCTGCACACCTTTTCCCGTTCTGCATTCGCTACTCTGTTTGGTTCCTGAGAAAATGTTGAGgaaaaggaaaatttgaaaaatcaattttcaCCTGGAAACGAAAAAATAGAGTTCCgatttctttgattttcaaACTTCAGCTAAAGGACTTTGCATGTGCATGATTTGAGAAATGCAGAGCGACGAGTGGTAAGTCTGAGGAAGCGAATCGAAGAGCTCGGATCCGAGCTGGAAATTGCAAATGCGGAGCTCGAAGAAGCCAAGCGCACCAAGGAAACCGCCGAGCAAGAGGTCAAAGGCTTCGAAGTCGAATTGGCGATGAACGAAGCAACGATTCAAACGCTGGaggtttgtttgttatttttgcGCATTGTTTGGATTGAGTGATTTTGTTCTTAATTTGATTAGGTTCCGATCGGATTTTCAAATTCAGTTGAGGATTTCTCATACGCAAGATGAGATTTCCGCCGTTGGATCCGAAGTAGAAGCTCTTAAGGTAATTGAAGTTTCAGTTTCTTGTAATTTTCTCAGCTAAAATCTTTGATTACTGATCCTAATTTTACATTGTTTTTGTTggatcttgcaaaagaacaaagAAGCTGCTTCGAGGTATGAAATTTTCCTCtcaattgtttttacttttatttttcacatctgtttttcttttcaaaatattCCAATAGCTTACCTTCCTATTTTCCATAATTGTTTACGCAGGGACGAGTTTATAAGCGAAATGTTTGAGATCAacgctaagataaggttagcctcatttcaaaagcaaaatGTTGTACTTGTATGCTCCATTTAATGCATATCTTAAAGGAGAAGAGAAGGTGTTTTCGTATTCTTGACAGACATATTACTGAATTTTGCTTAGATCAATACTGACATTGTACACAACTTGATCGACCGCGACCAAGCTGCAGTTTGTAACAAGTTCACAGATAATTTGGAATACTTGACATATTTATGTGCCCCGTTTATAGTCTACTTTCACGTGATTGAtgtgagttatgtttcaaaagcGTTCAGTGCCTTCCTGCAGTTACTAAATTACTACTGTACTTGTTAAAATCTGTGAATGTAGAAAGTTCCAAGAGTCAATTGCTGGCCATATTCATGAGGAAGAGTACTGTGGAAGTGCAGAAGGTGATACGTTTTGCCATTAACCTGTAGAATTGATCTCTTGACATATTCAATTTGTTGAATCTTCTATTTGTTATGGACTAAACTCCTCCGTCTCTCTTTTAATCTTCAAAATAAATATTTCTCATTAGAGGAACAAAATGATTCCGTAATGTAGTGTGGGTagcaactaaaataaaattgcaattttttattcAGAAGAAGATCCCAAGCTAGGAAAGGAGGAGGTTACTGAAGGTGATTTAAGAGAACTTGAGGATATGCTTGCTGGTGTGGTGTCTCAGACAACCAAAGCGGAAGAAGAATACAAAGCTGAACAGAATACTCAAAAGCAGGTGAAGAAATCGGTCTTGGAAACATTACGAATGGGTCTTTACAGTTTGCTAGAAGCTTAGCTTAAGTAATTGGATTGTATGGCACTTCTGCCTCTGCAGGTCCAGCAGGTGCTGAGTGATTGTGAAAGGAAGGTGTTCTTGATGGaggagttgttcaaggcaacgaAAGAAGTGCATGATTTGACAAGATATCCTTTTCAAGAATGCATTGGTTACTGAAATTATTCAATGCTTAagcaaaaaatatattattccTCCCGACCATTGAGAAAATTAGAATGCAAGAAAATTATGCATCCCATATGGCTATTATTTATTGATCATAGGCGAAGGATTTTAAAGCAGTCCCAATGCTTATAAATGATTGTGAGAATAGTCAAATGCACTTCGTAGGCCGTTTTGAATGTTTCATCATTTGAAAACTGCCATAATTGAATGCAACCCAATCCACAAGAGCTATTTGTATAAGCTTCCGAAGTGAATGCCTGTTTTAGTCATGAAGTCAAGAATTTAATTTGCTATGCTGGATTTTAAGGTCTAGTTTGCCCTAAATACCATATTTGTGAGCATGACCTACATAAGTTTTGCCTTTGACGGGAAATAAGCAGACTTCAGAACTGGAACAAATCTGTGCTACTATTGGTGAGACGTTGCAGAGCAGATGCGTATGTCCCAGTTGTCATTTTGACAATGTGGACGTCCTGGGTGGATTAATTCAGTCAAGTGAGGCagattaattttttgtaagtaatcTACTTCACATAACTACACTACACTTTATATGTTCGTTTTACCTAACAAGTAATGTACTGCAAATCAGAACTTGTAGAACAATAAATCGATATGCAATTTATCAATGACCACAGTTTTCCTTGGAGTTTTTTAAGGTTCCATACTGCTGAATTGGCATTTTAAATTATATCATAGATAATTGCTTACTACACTATATTGGAGAGCATGCATCAAACAACACACTTGCCAAATGCTAGCTGCAACCACTGTCATCTATTTGTTCTATACAACTTGTATTTTGTGTTGGTGATTCTTTGAAATCCTTTATGATCAATGATAAAAATGTAGAACTGGCCTCTTCATCACGGTTGCTCTGCACCTGCATTGATAAATTTCTTCTTATTATTCcaacaacaaaagcttcatcttcttACAAAACTCAAATTGAACATGACATATAGTTTACTGAACTTGACCTTGTTAGAGAAAACTTACAATTTCTTTAGGAGTTGGTATGGCGGGAAGAATGGTATGCATTGAAACCATTCTTGGATTAGTAGACTGCACTACATCTACCTGTGTTGAGAATAGGGCAGAGACGGGCCGATGGTCTGAGAACTTACTTTCACTCCGGAAATAAGAGAGCTGTGTCACCCCTTTTCCATACCACAGAATTCTATCACACCTGCCACCATAATTAAATTACGTCTTTAGTTTTTACGTAGCAGAAGAAAGTTAAGGTATTTGTTGATCAAGGCTCATGGGAGGCCTATCGGGGGGGTAGACAACTGATTCTGGTGGTTCTTACCATGCTGGAGTCCTTTGCTTCTCTCCTGATCTGCTTGGAAGCCCACCTGAATAGCGATTGCAATTTGATGAAGAATACTTATAGGTAGGTGCAAATTCTAAAGCTCCCTCCTTCCAACCCTGAAATACCCCACCATATTCTCGTTCCCTACGAAGTTGATCAAATTCTTGCAACGCTGTCCAGTCTAGTTTCCTTATCAGCTGCCTGGCTGAATTGTCCTCCAAGTATAGCCTATAGTTGAGATCCCCGAACCAGAAAATCCGACTGTTTCACAACAGAAAAATTAGCCCGTTAAGGATGACTTCTTCCATTCTTTGATAATTTTGACTCATTCAGTTAATCGGGTCATCCAGATACCTTATAGGTTTTAAAATCTGGTTAAATTTTGACAGACTCCTGTGAGTATTGAGTTTTGGTTACGTTAAAGCATGCTACTAGTTGTAAAAGCTGTCCTATCATTGTCAGTTTTAGGAACTCTTGTAATTATTGGGTTGAATAACTAATAACGGGAAAATTTTACTGCTACATTTCTACTGGGAGGAACACGTACTCGTGTCCTAAGATGGTGAGAGGATGAGGAATATCATTGTCTGAAGAGGATCGAGGGAAAGCCGTTCGCTTAAAAATCTCTGCGACTTGATGATTCCTTCTACCTTCATCTCCTTTCTTCTCTCCAGAAGCTAAATGGGCAACAACAAAGCAAAAACTAGTTCTTTCGATTGTCATGCTAACTGAAACCGAACCTTTGTTTCCCAAATAACCCATGATGCCACAGGCCACGGAACAAactttaacatttgaaatgtcataTTTTCTGACCAATTCACTTTTCATCCATACACTAAGGAAGACTCCAACCATCTTCTTGCTTGCAATTAGCTTGTACTTACTCACACTCTTTGGCTTTTCTTGTAGGGTTCTTGATTGCTCCCTCGTGATTTCAGGTTCGAGTTCAGAAACTTGCACATAATTGTAGTTCTCACTAGAAATTGGATGCACAATGGGCGTCAACCAAGGGCACCCGAATTTTTCGTTGAGAGTTTTCCCTATCAGCAGGTTCCAGTTTCTTGCTTCGGTTGGGTCTTCCACTCCTATCACATTTCGGGTCTTCAAAGGTACGATCTCCTGAAATCTGCAAGCGAAACATCTGAGTTGTGATATCCATGCTACTTTCTCATATTAGTCAGataaaaaatcaagaaaatatgaaCACCATGTGTAATGTTGAGTTCCAAGTTTATATAACATACCCGAGAACATACATGTCTGCCGCGTCCTTAAGATTCAACCACTCATCCAAATCTACTGCCAAGCTCCCTTTGGGAGACCTTCCAGCAACATTCCAAGTTCCCACAAAGATTCTAAAACATACGAAAATGGTTATCAGACGAAGTACTATAAGATCATACACTTTCTTGTTGCTTTCTTTCTTCCATAAATCGATAAATTACCTCAACTCACTAGTTGAAGTGCATGGATCCATCTCCATGGACTGAAAGAGAATATCATCCAAGTAATCCGTGCTTTCATCTTCGCCCCCATCTGGAGAAAAATTCAGTAAACTTCAGTCCGGATTGAACTTACTCTGTGgacagaagaagaataagaatgCGAATAAGAAAGAAGTCGGTATCAGATCCATAGTTAGAAGAAACAAAACCTGAAACTTGACTCAGTTGATAGGGTTCAGCTCCCTTATGCTTTCTCTTGAACCACTTTCTAAACATTCTTCTCCTCGACTTAGGTTTCTCTCCGTCCATGCCTTACTCTCCGGTCTTTCGTATGTCCATACATCAACTACAAAATAGATAGAGTACCAGAGGATCGCCGTTGTGAAACTCCGTAATACTCCTGCGCCTTGCTGATCAGATGGAAGGCTGTTCCCCTCCTACCATGGCGGCCTCTAGCCGCATTGCTCTGGACACAAAAACAAAACGCGGGTTTAGCTGTAAGAACATCGTATAGCCCGCCGTGTTCGGAAGCGATTCAAAGCATAGGAACAGACGAGCGCAAGAAGCTGAGAGAAAATACGGATCCGGCGGCAAACACAAGAGAGAAAACATACCGTGCGTGTGAAGGCAGAGATGGTTAAGAATTAGGATAAGTAGGGGAGGGTTAAAAGGACAATGGCtctttcatttggtttgattATTCGGGTTGGTTAGGTTGGTAGTTGTCACGTTCGTGTCGTGGTATTTCTACATGACAAGTATATAACATGTCCAagtcaaataattaaaaagcCAGGTTATAGGGTTATCGCATTGGGTACACCTACGAGGGGTCCAAAGTCCAATCAACAAGCTAGAATATCTTTTTACATATCTGCCCCTATAGGCTTCTTAGACTTCACTAATGCTGCATTAACTAACTAAATGGAGTATCTTCCATTAATTAATCACATATTCAACTATGTGTGGCTGGTTTGTTAGCTGTTGATATGAGTCTCACGACCTATCAATAACTTGTTGGACTATATGAGTAGGTCTGGAAAACGGGTCGTGTTTGTCGTGTTCGTGTTGTTTTCGTGTTACACTTactatcttaacgggtcctaaACAGgtgacccgataacgacccaatTCCTTTATAGATCGTGTTATTTCATGTTAGGTTAACAAGTTATGCAAGAAATTATCATGTTTAATGTCTAGATCTGACAAACGATGTCTTATTGGATTCTTAACCGATAACAACCTAACTCGTTAATGAATTGTGCGAGCAATTGACAGGCATATATGTGAGTGACTGTCAATCGTCAATGAAAGTGAATTCATGACTCACCAATCGTGGATGAGAGTGAGGCCGACGACTCACCAACCACTGAGCTCTTTTGGTTTATATGTGATAAGTTGTTGTCCCAACTCCTAGTAAAGATTAATGGCCAAAATAAAACTCCAAAATGTAGATCGTCTCACCATCAGTCCATGTGGGAGCATGGATAATGGGGTCCAAAGTAGTAATGACGCCAGTGACTTGTACGTTTGGATTTATTGTACAAGCACATGAAGTATATGGCATGCAAAAATAGGTTAGGTGGTATGAATGAGTACGGTGATCAGTAAAAATAGGTTAGATTCAGAGTTCGAAACTTTCAATATAACCATATAAAAACAAACGAAAGTTACATTTTTCGTCATTGGTGCAGGCTGGCCTAGAGTTCAAATCTTATGCACTTTGACCTTTTGTGGCCTCAATGTACCTTGTAGATTTGAACTGGCGGATCGGAATTAATTTGATCCACACTTATCCTTTGGAAGCTGGATTTTGAcgtattttaattaaattcttcTTGTTTTCATGGGTTTGAGACATTCTAGCGGGAGAAGTGTATGCGATTATAGTCTTTGCAGATAGCTTTCTACCTCAAACTATAATGAGATGCCTACTCCTCAACCTTCCTTCCTTGGGGACCATTTGATTCGTTTTCCAATCTTTACGCGTAAAATGACGATCTTACCCTCCCATTATAGCACCCATCTTCATAGGAGTTGAATACCTTTTCAAGTGTTTGGAAGTTTGTTTGGGTGGGAAAAATAACCTTGTTAATTCATTTGTTATTGTTGCTTGCTACCCATATATCACGGGCTCGGGTTCGTATCTATATTTCTTTTTACGTGATTTTTTTTCATgagaaaatgtttttatttGATCTCTTACAtgaaaaaacattttcatcGCGTAAGATAAAACGTAAATACAAAATATACGTTGGATACATGCAAGTCTCTCTACAAGTTATAATATAAtaagaaaatgagaaattaagttcacatccttctttttgttattccattgattaaaatcctattcatttttaattttttgatcaaggtccttgggtattaataacatcattaattatttgataaataaaacatttttatttttaaaatatattcctttagtgttaaaaatgttacaattagtatatttatatttatggctaaattttttatcatatatttttatttttaatttgtacctatttttaatttgcaaatatttttcaatttgtaccaattttcttttcatttttaatttgtacccatatattagtttctttttgtgcccatattttttaaagttttatttatgtttgtacccatgtgtataccgccacgtgacattgtatatttaatcaatgatagaaaaattacatatggtatatttatgttttatgcctaaactttgtatcatatatttatatttttagtttgtacccacttttaatttgcaacatttttctaaatttgtagtattttcgttttagttttattttgtacccatgtattaatttcttttagatcctatatttttaaaaaattcatttgtactcataatttttttaatcttttatctgtaccctaatttatttataattttcccattcttctttattaatgta is a genomic window of Malus domestica chromosome 09, GDT2T_hap1 containing:
- the LOC103442305 gene encoding type I inositol polyphosphate 5-phosphatase 4-like isoform X2, producing MEMDPCTSTSELRIFVGTWNVAGRSPKGSLAVDLDEWLNLKDAADMYVLGFQEIVPLKTRNVIGVEDPTEARNWNLLIGKTLNEKFGCPWLTPIVHPISSENYNYVQVSELEPEITREQSRTLQEKPKSVSKYKLIASKKMVGVFLSVWMKSELVRKYDISNVKVCSVACGIMGYLGNKGSVSVSMTIERTSFCFVVAHLASGEKKGDEGRRNHQVAEIFKRTAFPRSSSDNDIPHPLTILGHDRIFWFGDLNYRLYLEDNSARQLIRKLDWTALQEFDQLRREREYGGVFQGWKEGALEFAPTYKYSSSNCNRYSGGLPSRSGEKQRTPAWCDRILWYGKGVTQLSYFRSESKFSDHRPVSALFSTQVDVVQSTNPRMVSMHTILPAIPTPKEIVQSNRDEEASSTFLSLIIKDFKESPTQNTSCIEQIDDSGCS
- the LOC103442779 gene encoding uncharacterized protein, coding for MAGSDARKQLLNLIHDFASEKSHGERRVVSLRKRIEELGSELEIANAELEEAKRTKETAEQEVKGFEVELAMNEATIQTLELRISHTQDEISAVGSEVEALKNKEAASRDEFISEMFEINAKIRKFQESIAGHIHEEEYCGSAEEEDPKLGKEEVTEGDLRELEDMLAGVVSQTTKAEEEYKAEQNTQKQVQQVLSDCERKVFLMEELFKATKEVHDLTRYPFQECIGY
- the LOC103442305 gene encoding type I inositol polyphosphate 5-phosphatase 4-like isoform X1, with the translated sequence MDGEKPKSRRRMFRKWFKRKHKGAEPYQLSQVSDGGEDESTDYLDDILFQSMEMDPCTSTSELRIFVGTWNVAGRSPKGSLAVDLDEWLNLKDAADMYVLGFQEIVPLKTRNVIGVEDPTEARNWNLLIGKTLNEKFGCPWLTPIVHPISSENYNYVQVSELEPEITREQSRTLQEKPKSVSKYKLIASKKMVGVFLSVWMKSELVRKYDISNVKVCSVACGIMGYLGNKGSVSVSMTIERTSFCFVVAHLASGEKKGDEGRRNHQVAEIFKRTAFPRSSSDNDIPHPLTILGHDRIFWFGDLNYRLYLEDNSARQLIRKLDWTALQEFDQLRREREYGGVFQGWKEGALEFAPTYKYSSSNCNRYSGGLPSRSGEKQRTPAWCDRILWYGKGVTQLSYFRSESKFSDHRPVSALFSTQVDVVQSTNPRMVSMHTILPAIPTPKEIVQSNRDEEASSTFLSLIIKDFKESPTQNTSCIEQIDDSGCS